aaaactccctttgattctcacttcccacatcaagatTCATGAGCTAAAAACTTAAACGAAAATAGAGCAACACCTGAAATCaaagactaaaactcaccttgaaaccggttttggacctccctTACAAGCTGAATCAAGCCACCAACTCAGCCTTTAAGTTTTCCCTTGGTTGAATCCCCACTTAGAACTCAAAACCCCAATGAAAGAACAAGAGGAAGGTGATGCACGGGAAGGAAGAGGAAGCAAattctctgttttgttctgtttaagtctaccaccttctacagccacttaagtcacatatatccacccctaaaatgaccaaattacccttgtgtcatctaaagcctctaaaaccacttcaagggtaaaattggtacttcccgcttacaccgttaatcataattaacgctttccaattcccgctaatctcaataatctcaaactctAATatttcatatctcgttaccctaaaatccccggtaacgctataatcactaatatcaccctgagactcaccccgagccccgagctcaacctgttatgaccaaaccgataaatcatgtttaaagatcgtctcacgtcgaaatactcgaaccaatccacattataatgtggtctcacaatatatcattaacacgcaaacaaatattcaattataccctcaacgggccaaattaccaaaacatccctgtaaacaaatgtggactcacatgcatgcatttaacatcatattataatataattctcataaatatgcataaacacatttaatggcataattaaacagttatggccctcccggcctactaatccaaccattaaccataatagggaatccggggcattacatatttaatataagactacatatataataattatattaacataaattcaaatttaaatgttataaaatatcattattattataaaggCGTGAGGTTTCTCTCTAGCTGCTCCATGGCGAGACGTAAGAGAGTCCACCAGAAGCCTGCTTCGATCGAAAAGGATAGGGATGACAAGGGTAGGGAAGAGATCGGGCCTGTGGAAGTGGGTGGAGAATCACTGGGTGTTGATGATGTAGATCCTTCAACTGAGATGGAGGATATCTTTAAGGACACGATGGCTGACTTCCCAGAAATTGGAGGGTCGTTGAAAGGGGATCTGAACTTGGATAAGTTGGGCGTTTCTCAGTCCGGTTTGAAATGGAGTGAGCAAGATGAAGTCCACAACGATTTCATCAATCAAGCTAAGAATAAGTGATCATCATTTAAGAAATTATTGCCGAACCAAGGGGGTGCTCGTCTACAATTTGAGGAGCCATTAATCCAAGATGGTCATCGGATTGCTCAGGTGGATTTAGAAGAAATTGCTGTTGAAGCATCTTTCTAGAACTCAGCTGCAGTGTGTATGGTCTTAGGAGCTAATCCCCCTTTTGCAGTTTTTGAAGGTTTCATAAAGAGAATGTGGGGAAAACTGGGTATCAGAGAATTGCGAGATTAAATGCAGGCCATACTCTGGTTAAATTCAGGGATGAGGCGACTAGAGACTTGGTGTTAGAAAATGGGGTTTTGCATTTTGATAGAAAACCTGTTATAGTTAGGCCATGGACCACTGATTTAGATCACTTGAGGATGGTTAAATCGGTGCCGGTATGGGTGAGATTGCCTGGTTTGGGATTACAATATTGGGGAACCAAGTGTTTGAGTGCATTAGTTAGCACTCTTGGAAAACCAATTCTTGTTGATAAGGTTACAAAGGATATATCTATGATGCAATTTGCAAGAGTCTTAGTGGAGATTGGCATTGCTGATGAGATTTCGAAATCCATTCAGTTTTTGAATCAAAGAGGGCAATTAATGGAGCAATTGATTGAGTTTGAATGGTTGCCCACACAGTGTAAGATTTGCAAGGGGTTAGGTCATACTGAATCCTCTTGTAATAAGAAAAAAGAGGTTGTGTGGAGGCGAAAAGATAAGAAAGCTGATGGAACTAACTTGGACAAATTAGTGGAAGAGGCAGATCTGGGCAAGTCTGAGATGCAGCAGGATGCCAGTTCTTCAGTGTAGAGGAATGCAGCTGGGTTCAAACCTACACTGCCTGACAGTACATTGGAGATTTCACATGGCCAGCCAAATACAGATGGTATTGGGGTAGCTACTAAACATGATTCCACGGCTAATCAGGGGACTAATGACAAGGTCTCAGATAGTAATGTAGAGAAAGAAGGGGAATGGATTACACCTAGGAAAGCTGGTGGGAAGAAATTGATGGCTTCTAAGGCCCAGAACAAACTGAAAAATGCTTATAATGTCCTACTAGACAAGAGTTTGGAGGGTTCGAAATTGGTTTTGAATGCAAACAAAAAATCAAATGGGGGAGTTCCAAATTCTTAGCTGGAATGTTCGTGGTTTGAATAAAAGGGATAAACAGAGGTCCCTTAGTGTTTTTTGTATAATTAATAAAGTTGGTTTTGGTGCTTTTCTTGAGACCAAATTAAGGGGTGAGAAAGTGGAAGATATGATGGGCAGGTTTTTTTTTATGGTTGGAGTTATTTTAAGGGGTCTCATGATGAGGGTAGAATCTTGCTGGTTTGGAAGAGTAGTATGTTGTTAGTGGACATTATTCAAGAGAGTGATCAATATGTTCATATTCTTGTTAAGGAGCCTCAGTCAAAAAGAGAGTTTGTGTGACATTTGTTTATGGGAGAAACACAGTTAGTGAAAGAGTTcaactttggcatgatttatcTTGCCTTATTTTTCCTGTTGCTCCTTGGTTAATGGCAGGAgactagggctgagcataaaatctgaaaaactgaaaaaaccgtgtacaccgacctaccgaacaccgaaaaaaccaaaaccgtttaaaccgaaaaaaccgccgacggtgcaaaccgccactgttcggtcggttttgaaattttgggtgaaccgacgaataaaaccgaaaccgaccgaacataataaaataataatataatattatataattattaattattaaaaattttaaaatttgtacttttaattatggacttttaattatgtttcaaactttaaaatttgtaaatgtaattatgttctatatatttatgttttaaaaatgcacaaaagtgaattccaacaatccaaaatttttaattttttaactaatactttaaaaaaaaaacaataatcaattcggtttaaccgaccaaaccgcggtccaaaacggtcggtttttttttaaactggtttggttcggtcggtttttggattgcaccaatccggaccgaaaaccgaattctggattttttgttgtgaaaaaaccgcccaaaccgaccgatgctcacctcTACAGGAGACTTTAACTCAGTTTTTGAGTATGGTGACAGATGTGGGGGTCGTCCAGTTACTTCCTCTGAACTGATTGATGCTCAGAGATGGAAAGGGTATGGGTTAGCTGATGAACTTAGATCGATTGATTCTCAATTTACATGGACTAATAACCAATCTGATGGGGCTAGAATCTACTCCAAATTAGATCgtatttttaaaaatgaagagTGGAGTGACCTCTTTCCGACTTCAGTTGCTGTTAAACAATGGGATATTCTTTCAAATCACTGTTTCTGCCTTATTAAGGTAATTCAGGAGGTAATTTCTGGTTTTAAACCTTTTAGATTTTATAACATGTGGGTGGATCATGATAGATTCAAGGCTACTGTTTTGCAATGTTGGAAAAGATCAGTGGCTGTTGGGGGTTTTGATGGTATTTTGGTGAAACTTAAGAGGCTTAGCCATGTCTTGAGGCGGTTTAATAAATCTGAAATTGGTGATGTTGAGCGTAATTTTCAGATGGCTAAAGAGAAGTATAACCAGGCTCAAGTTCATCTTCAGCAAGATCCTCATTCTTAAGAATTTCAAGCTGAGGAAAAGCAGGCATTAGATATTCTGGTTCAACATTCCAGGTTGTATGACAGCTTCTTGAGACAAAAAAGTAAAATCAATTGGCTTAAGTTTGGGGATGATAATACAGCGTTTTTCCATGCTTGTTTGAAACAGCGGAAGGAAGTTAATAGAATTGCCTCGTTTGTTTCTGATAATGGACAGTTGGTTGAGAATTATGAGGAAGTGGTAGCTCACTTTTTAGTTCATTTTAGAAATGTTTTGGGTAGTCAAAGTAAGGCTTCAGGGTCTATTCATAAGGATTGCTTTGTTCATGGCAATATCCTCTCTTTAGAGCATCAGCTGGCGTTAATAAAACCATTCACTAAGAAGGATGTTAAGAATGCTATGTTTAGTATTGGGTGTATCTAGAGTCCGAGCCCTGATGGATATGGTTCGGGTTTCTTCAAAGCAATGTGGAATGAGATTGGAGATGATATTTCAACTGCTGTTTTGGGTTTCTTTCAGCAAGGTATTATTCCTAAAGGTCTAAATAATGCTTTGTTGTCTTTGATTCCTAAAGTTGCAAATCCAACAAAGGCAGTGGATTATAGGCCCATTGCTTGCTGCAATACATTATATAAATGTATTTCTAAGATGATGTGTGAGAGACTTAAGGTGGTCCTTCCTCTGCTTATTCACCAAAATCAAGGGGCATTTATTAAGGATAGACTTTTAGCGTATAACATTCTTATCTTTCAGGATATCCTTAAGGGTTATAAGAGGAAAAATATCTCCCCTAGATGTGTGATGAAAATCAATCTAAGCAAGGCTTATGATTCCATTGATTGGCACTATTTAGAGGAAATTCTTGCTAGTTTTTGTTTCCCGAACCAGTTTATTAATTGGAATATGTTGTGTTTAAAAGATTCTTCTTATTCTATCTTGATGAATGGTAGAGTGCAGGGCTGTTTTACTGGTAGGAGGGGGCTGAAACAAGGAGATCCGATTTCCCCTCTCTTATTTGTTCTGGTTATGGAATTTTTCACTAGGATGCTCATTCATGCTACTCAAAATAGAGACTTTAAATTTCATCCTAGGTGTAGAAGGTTGAAGTTAGTGAGTCTTTGTTTTGCGGACGACTTAGTGATTTTCTGCAAAGGTAATAATGCTTCGGTTCAGATTATTCAGCAATGTTTTAAAGATTTTAGTGCTGCTTCTGGTTTGACAGCAAACTTGGAGAAATCTAGAGTGTATTTTGGTGGGTTAACTGAGACAGAAACCAAAATTATTCTAAAGGACTTGCATTTTGCTGAAGGTGAGTTCCCTTTAAAGTATCTTGGTGTCCCATTGAGACCTACAAAATGGAGAGTTGGGGACTGCGCTAATATAATTCAGAAGATTCAATTGAAACTTCATCATTGGTCTAATCGGCATCTCTCATTTGCTGGAAAAGCTCAGCTTATTCACTCTGTTTTACTGGGAATTAGAGCattttggatgagtatttttctCCTCCCTAAGAGTGTAATTAATGAGATTGATCACTTATGCAGGCGATTTCTGTGGGGGACCAGCAGATGGAATGAAAACAGAAGTAAATTTCACATCACGGCTTGGGATCAAGTGTGCCTTCCTAAACACTTGGGAGGTATTGGTTTTAGGGATGGAACTAAATGGAATATGGTGCTTCTTGCTAAGTATATATGGGCTGTTTCTACTAAACAGGATATTCTTTGGGTCAAATGGGTTGATGTCGTTTATCTTAAAGGGCAATCTATTTGGGATTACAATCTTCAGACTGATGTGAGCTGGTATTGGCGTAAGCTAATCAAATTGAGATCAGTTATCAATGGTGAGATGTTAGAGAAAGTTATGGTGCAAAACAAATTAAAAACCAGCAAGCTGTATAGTCAGTTGGTTAATACGGATAAAGTTCCTTTTGCTCATGTTGTTTGGTGTAATTTGACCTTGCCTAAGCATAGATTTATTCTATGGCAAGCTTCTTTGGGGCACTTGTTAACCAGGGATAATCTTTTAAGATGCCATCTGCAGTTGGCTTCTACTCTCTGTCCAATTTGTGAATTACAGCAGGAATGTCATGAACACTTGTTTTTTCAGTGTCAATTTTCTCAA
This genomic interval from Humulus lupulus chromosome 8, drHumLupu1.1, whole genome shotgun sequence contains the following:
- the LOC133795153 gene encoding uncharacterized protein LOC133795153, translating into MLTSTGDFNSVFEYGDRCGGRPVTSSELIDAQRWKGYGLADELRSIDSQFTWTNNQSDGARIYSKLDRIFKNEEWSDLFPTSVAVKQWDILSNHCFCLIKVIQEVISGFKPFRFYNMWVDHDRFKATVLQCWKRSVAVGGFDGILVKLKRLSHVLRRFNKSEIGDVERNFQMAKEKLYDSFLRQKSKINWLKFGDDNTAFFHACLKQRKEVNRIASFVSDNGQLVENYEEVSPSPDGYGSGFFKAMWNEIGDDISTAVLGFFQQGIIPKGLNNALLSLIPKVANPTKAVDYRPIACCNTLYKCISKMMCERLKVVLPLLIHQNQGAFIKDRLLAYNILIFQDILKGYKRKNISPRCVMKINLSKAYDSIDWHYLEEILASFCFPNQFINWNMLCLKDSSYSILMNGRVQGCFTGRRGLKQGDPISPLLFVLVMEFFTRMLIHATQNRDFKFHPRCRRLKLVSLCFADDLVIFCKGNNASVQIIQQCFKDFSAASGLTANLEKSRVYFGGLTETETKIILKDLHFAEGEFPLKYLGVPLRPTKWRVGDCANIIQKIQLKLHHWSNRHLSFAGKAQLIHSVLLGIRAFWMSIFLLPKSVINEIDHLCRRFLWGTSRWNENRSKFHITAWDQVCLPKHLGGIGFRDGTKWNMVLLAKYIWAVSTKQDILWVKWVDVVYLKGQSIWDYNLQTDVSWYWRKLIKLRSVINGEMLEKVMVQNKLKTSKLYSQLVNTDKVPFAHVVWCNLTLPKHRFILWQASLGHLLTRDNLLRCHLQLASTLCPICELQQECHEHLFFQCQFSQQVRNRVASWLGREVSPVHYHGWIEWMKGKPKGIQQKVFAAGLAASVYLVWWNRNQCMFNYFSVSVNKAIAQLQDCLKTRVSSVSKAKLKSKDLVFLKNLNLL